In a genomic window of Carassius carassius chromosome 43, fCarCar2.1, whole genome shotgun sequence:
- the kbtbd13b gene encoding kelch repeat and BTB domain-containing protein 13 codes for MDTVKVRVGDSVFETNKSLLLRECEYFRALYRSGMVECHQEEIHVRNLKAQGFIIMLAVANGERPTLNGEDILEAIECAAFFQAEPLARHLQDLLNSDNCLLMYQASATYGLLELCESSAQFIRNMYRDMQEDLNKLPQELIKHVESLVPSAFVAVGSHSTCSVDELPLAATRTVCYLDEDDEDWKVLTALPMEVSTSLAGLTVLDNRLYVVGGVHGVEKIPVDASFCYDVVTNTWSLLPGPRQPRYNFTLIGIEGCLYAIGGESGRTTMSSVEIYNVPTKEWSFAAPLPRPVAGVACTKAMNRIFVCLWKPMETNEIYEYIPNHDVWCLVSTLLKHQSYGHCMVAHRDNLYIIRNGPQDDFLRCLMDCYNITTGQWTSMPGHYGNSKGALFTAVVRGDSVFTLNRTMTLEYTISGKMWKPCKQMKGFPRNGSVWTFLLRIPKERKEVTVF; via the coding sequence ATGGATACTGTCAAGGTAAGAGTTGGAGACAGTGTCTTTGAAACAAACAAGTCTCTACTGCTAAGAGAATGTGAATACTTCAGGGCACTTTACAGATCGGGGATGGTAGAGTGCCATCAAGAAGAGATTCACGTGAGGAACCTCAAAGCCCAAGGGTTCATAATCATGCTGGCTGTGGCCAATGGTGAGAGACCTACTCTGAATGGTGAGGACATTTTGGAAGCCATTGAATGTGCTGCTTTCTTCCAGGCTGAACCTCTTGCAAGGCATCTTCAGGATCTTCTCAACTCCGACAACTGCCTGCTCATGTACCAAGCCTCGGCCACCTATGGCTTATTGGAGCTCTGTGAGAGTTCGGCACAGTTCATCCGCAATATGTATCGTGACATGCAAGAGGACTTGAACAAACTTCCTCAGGAGCTGATTAAACATGTGGAGTCTCTGGTTCCTAGTGCATTTGTGGCTGTGGGTTCACACTCCACATGCTCTGTGGATGAGCTTCCTCTTGCCGCCACAAGGACAGTATGTTACcttgatgaggatgatgaagattGGAAGGTCCTCACTGCCTTGCCAATGGAAGTCAGCACCTCTCTGGCTGGTTTGACCGTTTTGGACAACCGACTCTACGTTGTTGGAGGTGTGCACGGTGTTGAAAAGATACCTGTCGATGCTAGCTTTTGCTATGATGTTGTCACCAACACCTGGAGTTTGCTGCCAGGTCCCAGACAGCCAAGGTACAACTTCACCCTAATTGGGATAGAAGGTTGCCTCTACGCCATTGGAGGAGAGTCTGGAAGAACCACCATGTCCTCGGTTGAGATATATAATGTTCCCACAAAGGAGTGGAGCTTTGCAGCACCTTTACCTCGACCGGTCGCTGGGGTTGCATGCACCAAAGCTATGAACCGaatttttgtgtgtttatggAAGCCAATGGAGACTAACGAAATCTACGAATACATCCCAAACCATGATGTGTGGTGTCTGGTGAGTACACTTCTGAAGCACCAAAGCTACGGACACTGCATGGTGGCCCACAGAGACAACCTCTACATCATACGCAATGGACCCCAAGACGATTTCCTGCGCTGTTTGATGGACTGCTACAACATCACCACTGGACAGTGGACGTCAATGCCTGGGCACTATGGGAACAGCAAAGGGGCACTGTTCACTGCTGTAGTGAGAGGGGACTCTGTGTTCACACTGAACCGCACCATGACTCTGGAGTACACCATCTCAGGGAAAATGTGGAAACCTTGTAAGCAGATGAAGGGTTTTCCCAGGAATGGATCTGTGTGGACATTTCTACTCAGGATTCCAAAGGAAAGGAAGGAAGTGACAGTGTTTTAA